TTCTTTCATCAGTAGTTTTTTGTTTTAACATCTTTCCCATTCGCATACATAAGTTTAAAGGACGATTTTATCTCTTATTATTTCAAACTTCGATTGGATAAAATCTTACATAAAACTTGGCGAAAGTGAAGACCCCTACCCGATTCCCACCAACCGTTCACTCTATTCGCTCACTTTTTAATAAAAGGAGAGTTTAGTTGAGAAAAATACTTTATTTCTTATTAATTGTTTTCTGTATCGTTGGTGTTTCCCTAGTAAATAACGAGCGTGTCCTTGCAGCAGCCCCTTCTGCCACAATTAAAATCACAACAATAGAGACCGAGGTATTTGATGAAACATTAGAGCAAAAAGTAATTACACTGTCAAAAGCAACACCCGTTATCGTACTTTCCGAAGCGGATGGATGGGCTGAAATTCAATATAAAACGGTGATAGGCTATATTCCAAGCGAATATTTAAAGTCTGCAACCCCTCAATATATGCTCGTACAAGCAAAAGAAGAGCCACTTGTGCGTGTAACGAATACACAGGAGAGCGAGATTAAAGGAAAGCTCCATTTAAATACAATTGTAGAGCTTTACGGATCTGCAACCGCCGACTTTGTTTTTGTAAAATACGGACGTCTTGCCGGTTTTGTCAATCAGCAGGCACTTGTGAAACCTGTTTCAAAAGCGATGATTGTCAAAGGTTCAGCAGATTTAGTTGTAAGAGAAATCGCCAGTTCTTCGAGTACGGAAATCGGCGTGTTACGTAAAAACAGCCCTGTTAAAATGCTCACAAATTTAAAAGGTTGGGCGTTTGTCACAACGGATAAACTATCCGGCTATGTACTGACGAATGGATTGGTTACACCGCCTGTTGTAAAAGAAAAACCAGTAAAGCCCGTTAATCCGAAACCAGCAACGGATAAGAAAATTGCCTTAACATTCGATGATGGTCCCCACCCAAAAGTGACGAAACAAATTTTAAAAACGTTGGAGAAATATGAGGCAAAGGCGACGTTTTTTGTTGTGGGGCAAGAGGTGAAGGAACACCCTGAAATTCTAAAGGCCGTATATAACGCGGGCCATGAGATTGGCAACCATACATTTAATCATGAAAAACTGACGACATTGTCAACTAAGGAAATAAAGCAGCAAATTCAGGCAACCGATTCACTTATAAAGTCGACGATCGGTCAACGGGCAACTGTCTTCCGCCCGCCGTATGGGAGCTATGATGAGTCGATCACTGATCAATTAAGTGTACCGAACGTACTGTGGACAATTGATACACTTGACTGGAAGCATCGTGATCCTGAAAAAACGGTGCAGGCAGTAAAAGACCGTGCAAAAAATGGGAGTATCATATTAATGCATGATATTCATCAGGCAACTGCCGATGCATTGGATGAGGTGCTTGCAACACTCCAAAAACAGGGTTACGAATTTGTGACTGTTTCCGAACTGTTAGGAAAATAAAATAAAAGGCCTGGTGAATGTATATCACCAGGTCCATAATTTATAATGCTTTCAGTTGTAGAAAAGATAAATACTCATTTATTAAAATAGAGTCCTTTTCAAATAGCGGCAATGTCACAATATCCGCACTTTGCGCTACCCCTAATGCTGCAATCGCAACGAAAAATAATACACCAACTGCAATAAATGCAGAAAGTATACGGTGTGCTCCTTGCATTTCCGGATTGGCCTGTTTTCTGTTTTTACTGCGTACAAGGCTGAAGAATCGGTTTTTGTTTTCAGGTAAATGAAGCACATGTTCACATGCCAAACAAAGGTATGCTGTATGATGGTCAACCGTTACCGGATTGATCTGAACTGAATTGTTTGTGCGACCGCAGTTTTCACAGCGACATATATTATTATTTACCATAGAAAAAACCTCTTTCATCCCTTTCATACATTTATTATAGCATGAATTTTTAGAAAATTCATTCTTTTAATACAAAAACGCACTTACCTTAAAGTAAAGTGCGTTTGCTAGTTTATAAAATTTTCACTAACTGTAAAAATTCTGTAAGTGATGTTACTTCATATGTCGGGACAATTTCTGGATTATGCGGTTTACTTTCACGGTTAATCCAAACGTTGCGCATACCGACACGAGACGAGCCTAAAATATCGGTCATTAAATTATCGCCGACCATAATGGCCTCATCTTTCGTAACCTGTGCTTTTTCCATTACAAACTCGAAAATTGAAGCATCCGGTTTACCTTTACCGAAATCACCTGAAATAATAACATGGTCAAAATACGGTACAATCTCCGGAGTAATCTCCAGCTTTAAATTTTGTAAACTTGGTGCACCGTTCGTTAATAGCACAAGCTCGTATTTCCCTTTTAATTCATCCAATACCGCAAATGTATCTTCATAGAAAAATGGTGCTTTTTTACGTTCCTCTACAAAACGCTCCCCAAGTTCTGCGCCTAATGTTGCATCTTCAATTCCAAGGGCCGCCAAACCATTTGTCCAAGCTTCGGCACGATAGGCAGGTACAATTTCTTTCATCTGCTGAAATTGCGGTGTCGGATCATCAAACGTTCCCCAAAGACCTTCAAATGGGTTAATACCGATTAAGACCGTGTAGTCATATGTAGGATAACTTTCATAAAGACTGCGAGCTGCCGATCTTACCGCTACTTCCAACTCTTGTGCGTCGACGTTTTTTTTAGTCGTTGCATATTCGCATGTCTTTTCAAATGCCGTTTTCACTGAATGTTGATCGAATAATAAAGTATCATCTAAATCAAAAATTATTGTTTTAATAGCCATTGTTACGCTCCTAAAATTAATATATGTACCCATACATTTTACCATACTAAAGCGTACAATTTCCGTTACTTTTTGATTTTTCTAAATCTTTTACAACAAATGTAATTAAGGAATAAAAGCCTGTTATTCCTTATTTCTTAATTGCTGTAACAGATTATTAACACGTGTTTTTTGATTTTCAGTTTCTTCTTTCAGTAACTCAATCTTATACTCAAAACCATCATCCAAAATATTTACTATATCGCCTTCTTTAAGCTCTGATGGAATTTCAGCATAATGGATCAGAAGTTGCTCCGTTTCTTCCGGGCGTTTTAAAAAAATCGCATAATCTCCATCAAATCGGTCTAGCGTGTATTTATTGTAGTTCACTTACAACTTCCCCTTTCGCATTGACTAATTGGGCTGCATCGCCGCTGTTTAGCCATATTTGTCTTTTCGACCATTCCAGTACGGCCGTACCTGTTTTTGCATCGGGACCACTTGTAATCGAAAGCTTTTTACCTGGTGTTAAAATAATATCCGGGAAACTAAATACTTGATCACCTTCAACGGATATTAATTCCCAGCCTTCCAAATTAACCGCTTGATTACTATTGTTCTGGATGACAACAATTTCTTCATGCACATCTTTACTGATCAGTTCGACTTTACTGCTCTTTGTTGAGGCTGGTAACGGTATCGAACTCGTTGCCCCGATACCTGTCCACTCCTGTGCATCTATGTCATATGTTACCCCATCTGTAGTAATTACAATCGTTCCGGCTTCTGCAGTACTATATATTTCACTATTTACGTTTTTCAGTATATCAATTACTTCTGCATGCGGGTGACCGTATTTATTGTCCTGACCATAGCTTAATATAGTTGCTAGTGGACTGACCGCTTCTACAAATTTAGGCGAACTGCTCGTATTAGATCCGTGATGGCCTGCTTTTAAAATGGTTGCCTGTACATCGGTTCCTTTTTGTAAAAGCTCCTGCTCTACACCATTATCGGCATCTCCCATAAGTAAAAACGAAATATTTTGGTATTCCGCGCGCAGAACGATTGAAGCATCATTATTATCAGAAGCCGTTTCATCTGCAGCAAGTACTTCTACAGTAAGGTTGTCTTCAAGCTGAAATTCATCTCCCGTTTTAGGGATCGTAAACTTAATATTTTTAGCTTGAATGAGGCTTAGCATTTCTTCATATGTTTGAGACGTATGTACTTTTCCGGAATCGATAAATTCCTTTATTGAGATGGAATTCAGCACTGAAATCAGTCCGCCGATATGATCGGCATCCGGATGTGTTGCGACTACATAATCCAACCGGTTGACTCCTTGTGCTTTTAAATAGGCGACAACTTCCTTACCGGCACCCTTTACACCACCGTCAACAAGCATTGTTTTCCCGTTTGGCGCTTCGATGAAAATGGAATCCCCCTGTCCTACATCAATAAAGTGGACGGCCATTTCCTTTAGTGGTTCTTCGTATGTTTCTTCGGCTGGTTCTGTACATCCTACTACGAATAGTAACGTGAACATTAACAGTCCTATTAATTTTTTCATTGCAACAAATCCTTTTCTTTTACTCTCTTACTAGTTTACACAAGTTGATCTTATTATAAAAATCTCCCCTTCGCGAAAAAAACCAAATAGCACATGCCAATAGTTTGGCTGTGCTATTTGTCGATATTTAAAGGTCATCAAATTAAGAATATAGCTCATCTAAAATGGCGATTTTCTTGGCGATTGATTCTTCAAATGTCAGAATATATGCTGCTGGATCTTTCGGGTTGTGGAACTGTGTAATTTTACCGGTCGTTGGATGCACGAACTTCGAGGAAGCTCCGCAGCCGATACCTAAAATTGTTTGCACTTCTTCCATAATGACAATATTGTAGATCGACTCTTCTTCCGGTTTACAATAACCGACGTTTTCCAAGTTTCCTAAAATATTTTTCTGGCGGTATAAGTAATATGGAACATAGCCGTTTTCAGCTGTCCATTCCGTTGCCATCTGCATCATTTTTCCAACTGTGTCACGGTCTGCTAC
Above is a window of Solibacillus isronensis DNA encoding:
- a CDS encoding HAD family hydrolase produces the protein MAIKTIIFDLDDTLLFDQHSVKTAFEKTCEYATTKKNVDAQELEVAVRSAARSLYESYPTYDYTVLIGINPFEGLWGTFDDPTPQFQQMKEIVPAYRAEAWTNGLAALGIEDATLGAELGERFVEERKKAPFFYEDTFAVLDELKGKYELVLLTNGAPSLQNLKLEITPEIVPYFDHVIISGDFGKGKPDASIFEFVMEKAQVTKDEAIMVGDNLMTDILGSSRVGMRNVWINRESKPHNPEIVPTYEVTSLTEFLQLVKIL
- a CDS encoding polysaccharide deacetylase family protein, which encodes MRKILYFLLIVFCIVGVSLVNNERVLAAAPSATIKITTIETEVFDETLEQKVITLSKATPVIVLSEADGWAEIQYKTVIGYIPSEYLKSATPQYMLVQAKEEPLVRVTNTQESEIKGKLHLNTIVELYGSATADFVFVKYGRLAGFVNQQALVKPVSKAMIVKGSADLVVREIASSSSTEIGVLRKNSPVKMLTNLKGWAFVTTDKLSGYVLTNGLVTPPVVKEKPVKPVNPKPATDKKIALTFDDGPHPKVTKQILKTLEKYEAKATFFVVGQEVKEHPEILKAVYNAGHEIGNHTFNHEKLTTLSTKEIKQQIQATDSLIKSTIGQRATVFRPPYGSYDESITDQLSVPNVLWTIDTLDWKHRDPEKTVQAVKDRAKNGSIILMHDIHQATADALDEVLATLQKQGYEFVTVSELLGK
- a CDS encoding DNA polymerase III subunit delta — encoded protein: MVNNNICRCENCGRTNNSVQINPVTVDHHTAYLCLACEHVLHLPENKNRFFSLVRSKNRKQANPEMQGAHRILSAFIAVGVLFFVAIAALGVAQSADIVTLPLFEKDSILINEYLSFLQLKAL
- a CDS encoding MBL fold metallo-hydrolase; protein product: MKKLIGLLMFTLLFVVGCTEPAEETYEEPLKEMAVHFIDVGQGDSIFIEAPNGKTMLVDGGVKGAGKEVVAYLKAQGVNRLDYVVATHPDADHIGGLISVLNSISIKEFIDSGKVHTSQTYEEMLSLIQAKNIKFTIPKTGDEFQLEDNLTVEVLAADETASDNNDASIVLRAEYQNISFLLMGDADNGVEQELLQKGTDVQATILKAGHHGSNTSSSPKFVEAVSPLATILSYGQDNKYGHPHAEVIDILKNVNSEIYSTAEAGTIVITTDGVTYDIDAQEWTGIGATSSIPLPASTKSSKVELISKDVHEEIVVIQNNSNQAVNLEGWELISVEGDQVFSFPDIILTPGKKLSITSGPDAKTGTAVLEWSKRQIWLNSGDAAQLVNAKGEVVSELQ
- a CDS encoding DUF3006 domain-containing protein; its protein translation is MNYNKYTLDRFDGDYAIFLKRPEETEQLLIHYAEIPSELKEGDIVNILDDGFEYKIELLKEETENQKTRVNNLLQQLRNKE